The sequence GCAACGGCATCGGAGCGCGTGCGGCTTCAAGGCTGCAGATGTCAGGCGTAGCGGTCTATATCGCAAATCATGCCCGTACGGCAGAGGAGGCCCTCAAGCGGTTCAACAGCGGATCGTTGACTCAAGTGACGGGACAGCAGGCCTGTCAGGGTCACGATTGCCACTGATGATGACCTGTTTTCTGTGATAGGCTCGGAGAGGATTTTGTCAGTTTAACAGTGAAATCGGTGTCCCTGCAAGTGGACGCCGATTTTGTGTTTCCTCCGGTCAGTCAGTCGGGTGAACGTTCATTTTTTTTCGTAATGAGCCAGACTGAAAAGCTCATTTTTGTCGGAATAAATATTTTTTATTGCAAGTCCGGCATGTTGCCCCATAAGCAGTATATCCGCTTTTTCGAATTTGTGTGAGTTTTCGGTATGAATGGTTTCGCCTTTTTTTATCCGGATCAGCTCAGGCATAAAGGCACTTTTTACCGATATGTTACCGGTAGCTTCCAGATGCATTTCGATACGGTTGAAATCGGCGTTATAAAAAGCCCGGTGCTCGAAATCATCGGGGTTGAAATCTGACTTGATCAAGCCGTTGATAACCCGCAGGATGTTTTTATTGAACATAGCTGTAATGAACTGGTCGTCGTTATATGCTTTTTCCAGAAGAGCGATATTCTTCACTCTATCCATGCCAACAAGCAACATGTCGCCGGGATGCATTGTGGTACCCATATTCTGCATAAAGTCAAGGGTTTCTTCCCGGCTGAGATTACCGATGGTACTTCCGAAAAAACAGAATAGTCGTTTTCGCTCTTCGGGAAACAGATGCATCTGGTGAACATAATCGGCAAGAATACCTTTGACTTTCAGGGCCGGAAATAAATCCCTCAAATCCTCGATTGATTGCTTAAGCGCCGTTTGGCTGATATCTATAGGGAAATATCGAAGCCCCGGAACGGATTCGGCGGGTATCCGCCTTATGAGCAGACTGATTTTGCTGTGGTCGCCGCAGCCGAGTTCAATAATGTCGATATCGGCAAGATCCTCTATCAACGCGGGCGGTAATTGACTGATGATGGCTTTTTCCGTTCGGGAAGGGTAATACTCACTCAATGAAGTGATTTTTTCGAACAGAGCGGAACCTCTTTTATCGTAAAAGTATTTGCTCTGTATGTATTTTGCATTGGCGGTCAGACCGGTGATGATTTCGGAAATTGTCGTATCGAACCCGATTTCAGTCAGATGGTTATCGATGTCGGCTAAAGGGAGTTCCGACAGGTTTGTTTTTGAATACGCCATTATTCGAGGGTTATGCATGTGAGATAAACGACCGGCAGACGCAATCCTTCGCACGAGGCGAGCAAATAAATCCCTGATAAACAAGAAACATCCTGCCCTTTCCTGACGGTTTGACAGGTAAGGCAGAGAGAAAAGCAATCGCGAATGGCGTATACGTATCGTGAAGCCTTTCCGTCAGTTTCTTGTTTAGGGTCATTTCGGTACGCCTGTTTCATAAGGATTTTCCGGATCATTGCTCCATTCGAACCATCCTCCATCGTAAACCGATACTCGCGGCCACCCCATCAGCAGGGCGTTAAACCAGGCTTCACTTCCTCGCCAGCCGGTTCCGCAATAAAAGGCAAGGTGTTTTTTTGGAATAATTCCTGATTTCGCCCAGATATCTTCAATTTCATGATACTCCCGGGTGGTATGGTCATGATTTCGGTAGTTTTCCATGTGGTAGGCATCACTGCCGCATTCGGCAAAAATTGCTCCGGGTATGCGTCCCTTTTTTTTGATATAGTTATATCCGCTTACTTCACCGATATATTCCGGATAACTTCTGACGCATACGAGATCAGAGTCCTCTGATTGAAGCATCTCTTTCGCTTCGTCGATGTCAACAGCAAATTCCGGCCTCGATGGGATCGGAGCGCCGAATTCAGGTACCGTAGTTTTTGGCACATCGTCCTTACTGATGGCAAAACCGGCATCTGTCCAGGACTGATATCCGCCATTGAGGACCCGTACGTCTTCGACTCCGGCGTACATCATGATGAAAGCGAGGCGAATTGCCCCGATATGTCCGGCGGCACTTCCTGGAAATTCGTCGGCATTGTCGGGGTGCATGAATTTTCCATAAAGGACGACGGTGGTACTGGCGGTTATTCCATGTTCTTCAAGAGCTTTTTTCAGTTCTTCGGGAGTGCGCCGGTTCCATGTTTCAGGCGATTCAAGGGCAAGGGTATCCATATCTGTTGCACCCGGGATATGTCCGCTCAGATAAGCGTCACGATTGCGGTAATGCGCATGACAGACAATGAAGGTGTCGTTGTCGTATTCCGGGATTTCTTCTCCCGAAATCAATCCGTTGACCCATTCTGCAGGAACAAGTCTGTTGTACTGCTCCAGCCGATCCATCGGAAATGCGTCGTTACCGGTCCAGTCAGGATGAAATCGATGGAAAACCGAAACATTGTTGTATCCGTTTTCTTTGAATCGTGTGGCTGTTTGTTCGCATTCTTCAGGGGTATAACCGTATAGCACGATGGCGTCCTCAGGCCGAATTTGCTTGAATCGAACGATATTGAGCCATTCTGGGTCGGTCAGCCATTTTGCTGGCAGGGATTTTGCCCCTTTGATGTGACCGCCCCGTACTTCACCGCGCATCCTCCAGCCGTTATAGGCATCCGCAGAGCGAACGTCAATGATTTTCACCTTTTCTGAGCCGAGCAGTGCCAGCAGGGAATCCGTCGTTATCTCTGTATGGTCGTACATGTTTTTGTGTTTTGAACCGGTCTCTATTAATTTGTACAGAATGCCGATAGCTTCGCTTTGCGGTGCCCGGAAGTTTTTATTCTGCATTACTGCGATTCATGTAACTCTTCTGAACCGGTTTCGCTGGAAACAAGGTTCCCGACTGAGAGTAAAAAATTCCTTAGGGGAATAACAATGTAACGAACATGACGACACATCCTGTATTCGGCTCTGCGAATATTTCCGGTATTATCTTCAGAAATCGTCTGTTGCGGTCGGCTACGCATGAAAGCCTGGCGGACAGCAGCGGGGCGCCGACGGCTGCCCACGAAAAGCTTTATACTGCACTCGCAAAAGGAGGGGCCGGTGCTATCATTACCGGTTATGCCGGGGTGCAGCAGGATGGACGAACCAACCTGCCGGGTATGCTTATGATGCATGATGATTCGCTCATTCCGGCATATCGTAAACTTACCGATGCCGTTCACCGTCAGGGGACTCCGATAATTCTGCAGCTTGCTCATTGCGGCCGTCAGACTCGACAGGCCGTAACGGGAATGAGGACGGTTGCGCCATCTCCGCTGAAAGACAGCGTTTTTAACGAGGAGTGTCCTCGGGAACTCGATGAACGGGAGATTGAAACCATAATCAGGAACTTCGCCGCAGCCGCCGGGCGAGCTGTACTTGCCGGATTCGACGGAGTACAGCTTCATATGGCCCACGGGTACCTGCTCGCACAGTTTCTTTCCGGCTACACCAATTGTCGAAGTGATCGATGGGGAGGATCAACAGTAAACAAGTTCCGTATTATTTCGGAAATACTCCATCGCATCAGGGAGGAGCAGGGGGAGTTTCCCGTACTGGCAAAAATCAACGCTTACGACCGAAGACGCGGAGGCATGAGGGTCGACGAAGCCATAGATATTGCCAGGCTGCTTGATATATCCGGTTGCTCGGCCATAGAGGTCTCGTCGGGTACGGTCGAAGAAGGGTTGTCGATCATGAGGGGGCCCAGGTTTCCGGCCGAAGCGCTGCTTGCCTGTAATTTCAGGTTCAAAGCTTTGCCGCAACCGTTTAAAAACGTTATGGCACCATTGCTCCGTCTGGCTATGCCCCTTCCGAAACCCCTGCGGAACTACAATCTTGAGGCGGCAAAAGCCATTAAACGGGCGGTATCGATCCCTGTCATTGCCGTCGGCGGGTTGCATACCATGGAGGATATTTCTGCAGCACTCGGCAACGGAGAGGTTGACTGTGTCTCGATGTCACGTCCGTTCATAATTGAGCCGAATATCGTCCGGAAAATGCAGGAGGGCCGACAGGATGCTTCCCGCTGTATCAAGTGCAATTATTGCGCAATCATGATCGAAGAGGGCCCGCTCAGATGCTGGTATGGAAAACTTCCCGCGAAGTGATCGATACCGGCATCGTTCGGTCAGTGGATGATTTTTCAATCGTGCATTACTGCTTTTCTGCTCCTATGAATCGGTAAACGACGGCTCCGATAAGGGCGCCGGCAATCGGTGCTGCCCAGAAAACCCAAAGCTGCGAAATTGCCCAATCACCTGCGAAGAGCGCAACGCCTGTGCTGCGTGCCGGATTGACCGAGGTGTTGGTGACCGGAATGC comes from Chlorobium limicola DSM 245 and encodes:
- the egtD gene encoding L-histidine N(alpha)-methyltransferase — protein: MAYSKTNLSELPLADIDNHLTEIGFDTTISEIITGLTANAKYIQSKYFYDKRGSALFEKITSLSEYYPSRTEKAIISQLPPALIEDLADIDIIELGCGDHSKISLLIRRIPAESVPGLRYFPIDISQTALKQSIEDLRDLFPALKVKGILADYVHQMHLFPEERKRLFCFFGSTIGNLSREETLDFMQNMGTTMHPGDMLLVGMDRVKNIALLEKAYNDDQFITAMFNKNILRVINGLIKSDFNPDDFEHRAFYNADFNRIEMHLEATGNISVKSAFMPELIRIKKGETIHTENSHKFEKADILLMGQHAGLAIKNIYSDKNELFSLAHYEKK
- a CDS encoding NADH:flavin oxidoreductase, translating into MTTHPVFGSANISGIIFRNRLLRSATHESLADSSGAPTAAHEKLYTALAKGGAGAIITGYAGVQQDGRTNLPGMLMMHDDSLIPAYRKLTDAVHRQGTPIILQLAHCGRQTRQAVTGMRTVAPSPLKDSVFNEECPRELDEREIETIIRNFAAAAGRAVLAGFDGVQLHMAHGYLLAQFLSGYTNCRSDRWGGSTVNKFRIISEILHRIREEQGEFPVLAKINAYDRRRGGMRVDEAIDIARLLDISGCSAIEVSSGTVEEGLSIMRGPRFPAEALLACNFRFKALPQPFKNVMAPLLRLAMPLPKPLRNYNLEAAKAIKRAVSIPVIAVGGLHTMEDISAALGNGEVDCVSMSRPFIIEPNIVRKMQEGRQDASRCIKCNYCAIMIEEGPLRCWYGKLPAK
- a CDS encoding rhodanese-like domain-containing protein: MYDHTEITTDSLLALLGSEKVKIIDVRSADAYNGWRMRGEVRGGHIKGAKSLPAKWLTDPEWLNIVRFKQIRPEDAIVLYGYTPEECEQTATRFKENGYNNVSVFHRFHPDWTGNDAFPMDRLEQYNRLVPAEWVNGLISGEEIPEYDNDTFIVCHAHYRNRDAYLSGHIPGATDMDTLALESPETWNRRTPEELKKALEEHGITASTTVVLYGKFMHPDNADEFPGSAAGHIGAIRLAFIMMYAGVEDVRVLNGGYQSWTDAGFAISKDDVPKTTVPEFGAPIPSRPEFAVDIDEAKEMLQSEDSDLVCVRSYPEYIGEVSGYNYIKKKGRIPGAIFAECGSDAYHMENYRNHDHTTREYHEIEDIWAKSGIIPKKHLAFYCGTGWRGSEAWFNALLMGWPRVSVYDGGWFEWSNDPENPYETGVPK